One Candidatus Nitronauta litoralis genomic window, TAAATTCCTCTTTGGACTTGATCGGTGTTTTCAATGTGGATACTGGAATATCCGGATTGGCTTTCAATCCTTCTACAGCCCGGTCAATAACAAAAGGATCAATCAGAGGTTCGTCCCCCTGAATATTGACTACAATTTCCCAATTTCCACCTGCCGCAACTTCTGCGATCCGGTCAGACCCGGTTTCGTGTTCAGGAGAAGTCATACAGGCCTTTCCACCCGCCTGAGTCACCGCATCCCGAATCCGGGAATCGTCAGTTGCAACTATGACCTCATCAAGACTTGCTGCCCGATCTGCAGCTTCCATAACCCATAGGACCATTGGTTTTCCACCCAACAATGCCAACGGCTTGCCCGGGAATCTGGAGGAATCCCAGCGAGCTGGAATAATGCCAACAGCCTGGGGCTTCTGAGTCATACAAGGCAACCAGATTTAATAATTTGAAAACTTCCTTTTAAGCGGAATCCAGAAATTATCTCCATAGGCTCAGCGCCAGGGATAATCCATGAATTAGCAAAGAGGAAGCGCCTCTGGGATTTCAAGCCCTTTTTTCGGGCCAGTGGTCAGTTTCGTGGAGTGGAAAAATGTCTGATAAATGAAAAGGAACAAACCTTTCCTTTTCACTGGGGAGGATATCTCAATTGGCAATTTGCATCAACCGGATTTTTACAAAGCCCCCCGGTAAAAGTAGTTGTTGCCCACTTTGAGGGGGAAAACTATTTTATTTCCATCAATTGTTTTTGAATCTTATCTCTTACTTCCCCAGGAGGATTCGTTTTCAAAGCCGCTTCCAGAATATCCAGGGCTCGGCCCCGGTCACCTTTTTTAAAATAACTCACACCCAACATAAAGCGGGAATCATGAACCTTGTTGCCCCTCGGGTAATTGTCAATAACAGATTGGAACTGGGCAATAGCATCGTCATACATATCGAGTTTGAAATAGTTGCTGCCAATCCAGAACAGGATGTTGTCCTTTAGATGACTCGGAGGACTTTTTTGCGAAAACTCCTGGAACTGCAGGATGGAGCCATCAAAATCCCCAGACCGGTAGGCATTGAGAGCCTGCGTGTAGGCTGCAGGTAGTCGGGAACCACCACGAGATGCTCTTGAATGCGTGCGCGAAGTAGACCTCGAAGCTGATGCCATGGACATGGCCCCTTCTTTGGTCTTCAGACGGGAAATTTCCTGGTTGAGTTGACTGACTTCACTTTTCAATCTTTCAATTTCCGGCTGTATCTCTGCGGCCTGTCCTGTAACCCCGCCCATGGAGTTTTCCAACTGGGTCTGAGCCGCAGTAAGTCTCGGCTCCATTGTCTGGATGATCTCCTGCAATTCACGTACACGGGTAATCAAGGCCTCCTGCTGCGCCTGCAAGGTTTCGACATCTGTGCGTAACTCGTTGGAACCTGCACTCTGGTTCACACTGGCAAACCCTCCTCCTCCCGAACCACTGTCTTCGGGGTCGTCAAAACCAGAGTCATCAAATCCGCTATCATCGGAAACACCACCTGATTCGTCATCAGCAAAAAAACCATCCTCATCACTGGATGCCTGCTGTTCTTCATCAAATTCAGATGCATTCTCATCACCAAACTCCTGTTCGAATGCCAGGTCTTCTTCGCTTTCATCATCTCCGATCCAGGGAATGTAACTACAACCGGAGAAAGTGAGGGAAATGGCGCAAAGGCCGATAAGCGTAAGGCGGGAAATATTATGCAACATGGTAGGCTCCAACAAGGGGTGAGACCCCATTTTTATTAGGCTTTATTGTATGAATTTTGCGGATTTTTGTCAATTTTGAATTTTAACAAATTTAAACAAATTTAAAGTCTCTATTTCCTGACTATGAATCAGTCCGGTTCTCAGGTCGTCGCTGTTGCCCGACCACGGATAGCCTCTACAGCACCGCAAACCACTTTAAGGACCCGCTTCATATCCTCCGCACTTGTTCCCCTCCCCAAACTCATCCGCAAGGTACCTTCTATAATATCCTCAGGAACCCCGAGTGCGGTGAGGACCTCGGATGGCTGAGTAACTCCCGATGAACAGGCTGTGCCGGTAGAGACAGATATTTCCTCGACATCCAGCCGGACCAGCATGGATTGCCCACTGATCCCCTCAACAGCAAAACTAAGGGTGTTTGGGAGTCCCTTATCCGGGTCCCCGTGGACCCTGACGCCTTGAATTTGTTGCCGCAGGTCTTTGTGAAACTGGTCCCGAACCTGCCGTACTCTTTTCGACTCCTCATCCAAAATTCCATCAGCAATTTCGGCTGCACGTCCAAAACCAACAATTCCTGCTACATTTTCAGTTCCTCCCCGCCGTTTTTTTTCCTGGCCGCCGCCAAAGAGAACAGGAGTTAAAGCAGGAGTTCCTCTTTTAATCCATAAAGCCCCGACCCCCTTTGGGCCATATATCTTATGGGCCGATAACGAAAGCAGGTCTACCCCCAAAGACTCGACATCAAGAGCAACCTTGCCGGCACTTTGCACGGCGTCGGTGTGTATCAAAATGCCTCGATGCCTGGCAATTTCTGAGATTTTGGAAATATCCTGAATACGCCCAACTTCACTATTAGAATGCTGGATAGAAACCAGAATGGTGTCTTCCCTTAGAGCTTCCATCACTGATTCCGGTTCCAGATAACCCGTATTGTCTACAGGAAGATAGTCTACCGAAAAGCCCTCAGCCTCTAATTGACGACAAGGGTTGAGCACCGCCGGGTGTTCTATAGCGGACGTAATAATATGCCGTCCTTTTTCTTTTAAAGCGTGAGCTATACCCAGGATGGCGAGGTTATCAGATTCCGTTCCACCACTGGTAAACACCAGTTCAGTTGGGTGAGCTTGTAAAAGATTCGCTACTTGCTCGCGAGCTTCATCCAGTTTAACCCTAGCTGCTCGCCCTCTGGAATGCACGCTGGAGGGATTTCCAAAATTTTCTTTTAAAATTGGGAGCATATCGACTAGAACCTCAGGTGCTAAAGGAGTAGTCGCGTTATAATCAAGGTAGACGGGTTTCATTTAAAAGACGTGGGAGAAAAGATGTTAAAAGAGAGATCAGGAACGAGGCTTGGGAATGATGACAGTTTCCTGGGTATGAGCCGTTGCAGCTTCAGATGACAATTCTTCAACCTTGCCCTTAAGTGCTTGAATATCCCGTTCCATTTGAGGCAACCGATCAAGAACAGCTTCAATGGCCTGCGCCATCGGGTCACGAAACATTTCTTCCGGGTCCTCCTGGTCGGCGGACACGCCTGAGAACACCACACGGCCGGGAACTCCAATCACCGTGCAATACTCGGGAACATCCTGGACAACCACAGAACCTGCACCGATCTTGGCGTTTTTTCCGACTGTGACCGGTCCCAGAACATGGGCTCCGGCACCAATAACTACATTGCCCAGGATGCTTGGGTGTCTTTTTCCCTTGATCATACTAAGTCCACCAAGAGTCACACCCTGATACATAAACACATTGTCACCAATCTGGGAGGTTTCACCTATAACCACACCAGCTCCATGGTCGATAAAAAAGTGCCGCCCTATCTTCGCTGCCGGATGGATCTCAATACCCGTAAACCAACGAGCCAAATAGGAAATAAACCGGGCCAGCAGCCTGAGGCCCTTCCCCCATAGCCAGTGACTCACACGGTACCCCATCAATGCATGGACACCGGGGTAGCACAGCAAGACCTCGAGGACACTTCTGGCAGCAGGGTCCTTTTTTAAAGCTTCTTGAATGTCTTCCCGGATTTGTGAAATCATGTTTCCAGTAGATCTTTTGTTTTAGAAGGAAATTGTTAATCCCAAAAGGATCTTTAAAAAAAAGCTGTCCATCTCCTCATGAATCATGAGGTCGAACTACTCTCAAATTCCCTTGATTTTCCTTACCCTATTATATCCTCTAGACCCTGACAACGGAATCCAAAAAAAAACCGGAAGAAGGCTAACCTTCTTCCGGTGATCTTTCAGGAGAGAATAATGCCTTCCAAGCAAAAATTGCCTCAAATGGGAAGACCTCCAGAACCCTGACACCTTGCCCCGAAACTTTCTGGCATTTATTGGCAGCCGCAGCCCGGGCAGGCAAACTAATCGATAACGTTATGACCGCGGTTGCGCATGCAGTTCTGGTAAGACCTTTTAAAAGTCTCTTCAGCACTGAGCCCCTCTTTGGCACCGCCACCAAGTCCACCGGCGGCCGCCCCTACCATGGCACCTGTTCCGGGACTACCAACTGCAGCTCCGATTGCAGCACCGGCTGCAGCACCCAAAAGGCCGCCCACTAAAGCGCCTTTACCGGTTTCGGTTGCAGTGTCTCCTGAGGCACGCTCCGCAAGCGACCGGCATTCAGCCGTATCCTGTGAGATTCGATCCGCATTAGGATCACCATAAGGGTCAACGGTTGGAGCATAGCCTCCTCTAGAGGCACATCCTGTAAACAAAAGCCCAAGTACAGCAACCGCTACTATTGTTCTTTTTACCATGATTCTCTCCTGAAAATTCGACGCATTTCGTCTACTCCTTTGTTAAGAATAGACAAGACAAAAACCAAAGTCAAACAACCAAAACGCCATTTATTTCAATTCTATATAAACTTGTTGAAAATTGCATATTTGCAAAAGATTTATGAAAAAACTTAGATTAAGAAGAAACAATCAGGAATCTGTTTTAAAATCCAAGGAGACTCCATCCTCTTTGTAATCCTTGAGGACCTCATCCTGAGTCTCTTTATCTGCGGACCCGTATACTCGAATGGTTTCAAAACTCCCTATTTGCTGAATCCGGGCAAGTTTCAACTTCATTAATTCCAATAGTCCTAAAAAGGTAACGATGATTTCCTGCTTGGTATTCAAGGGGGTAAACAGGGATTCAAAAGTAACACTGTCGGTTGCATTGAGAAGTTCAAGTAAATAGTGGATTCGGTCTGTCACTGATAAGTGAGTGATTTCAACCTCGTATCCCGGTAGATCCTTTTTGTCATCCAATATTTTTTTGAATGCACTGAACAGGTCAAACACATTGGCCTCTACCAGAGTTTCATCGCCTTCATCCACAATGGCGATTTCTGCCCCTCTTCCAAACAATTGCTGCCGCTCGTGCTCCTTTTGTCTCAGGTCAAAGGAGGCATTTTTATACCTCTGATATTCCAGCAATCTGCGTGTAAGTTCAGCTCGCGGGTCATTTCCCTCTTCCGACTCGTCCTCCTGCGGCGGCTTGGGTAAAAGGGATCGTGTTTTGATCCGCATCAGTTCTGCAGCCATCACTAGATACTCGCCTGCGAGTTCCAGGTTGAGGTCCTTTAATAACTCCAGATACTCCATATACTGACGCGTGATATCGACTATCGGGATATCACAGATGTCCATCTTCTTTTCCCGCAGAAGATATAGCAGGAGATCCAGTGGGCCTTCAAATATGTCGATTTTTAATTGAAACGTCATGGCAGGAAATCACCGGCGCAGGATAGCCGGGTTAGTTGTGGTCAATTCATGTTTTTAATGGACTGGAAGCCAGGTCACCCCAGCGATATTGCAGCAAGGTTAGCGCTACAAGAGGGACTGTCTCGGCGCGAAGCACCCGAGAGCCCAAGCTTACCGTAATAAAGCCTGCAGCGCGAGCCTGATTCACTTCATCTAGAGAAAAACCCCCTTCAGGGCCAACAAGAAACTGAATTTCGGTTGGTTTTTCATTTCGATCTATATCAGACAACCCGGTTTTTTCTTCCCCCTCCCAAAAGAGAATTTTTAAAGAAGTCTCATCATTGTCCTGGCAATAGGATTTAACTGTTTCGGGCACTACTATTTCCGGAACTTTTACCCGACCACATTGTTTAACAGCGTCCCGTACAATACCAGCCCAGCGTTCAATCCGACCGGGAATTTCATTTTCTTTTAAACGGGAAACACAATGTAAACCCATAATCGGAACAATCTTCCCGACTCCAAGCTCAACAGCTTTCCGGATCGCATTGTCCATGGACTTCCCCTTTAATAAAGAAAGTCCCATATTGATGAACACAGGAGATTCTTTATCCTCACCTGTTTGTGAAAGAACCTTCCCACATGCGACGCTAGCGCTCACTTCGATTAATTCTACGCGACAACACTTGCCCTCCCCGTCCAGAACTTCGATAATGCCTCCCTCACCCAGTCGAAGCACATGACTCAGGTGATGCAGCTCCGCACCTTTAATTTCCACATAATCATTCTTAAAGTTTTCCGGAGAGGTAAAAAACCGGTGCATTGTTTTCTTCTCCAGAAAGCAAAGGTCATCCACCAACCATCATGGCTTTGATGGTCAACAGTTCATCCAGCTCTGCCAGTTGATAGTCAGGTGTAGGTCCTGCGGGTTGTTCATTTTTCTCCCTGTTGATCCAGGCTGTGGCCATTCCTGCACGATGCGCTCCCACAATATCGGCCTCGTAACTATCACCGACAAATAAAATCTTTTCCGGAAGGCACCCCATCCGTTTTTGAGCCAGGTTAAAAATAGAGGGATGGGGTTTTCTGAAAGGAACGTCTGAGGAATAAATCGCAAAGTCAAAATAGGGAGCAAGACCAAAATATTCCCGCTCAAGATTTTTAATATAACCCGGGTTGGTCGTATTTGAGACCAGACCAATTTTGACACCACATTTTTTCAAGCCTTGTAAAGTTGGGCCGGCTTGTGGATAAACCCGGCGTTGGGAGAAAATTTCCTGATAGTAAGTTTTCAAGGCTTCTACTTTCACTTCAGCCGGTAATTCCCAACCTCTTTCAAGAGCTATATAATTGAGGACACACTCATAATGGGCCTCCAGCATAGATTCTCTTGAAACCTGAATCTGTTCCCTGAAAAGTTTTTTCGAATTTCGATAAGCTGTTTCCGGGTTTTTTTCATAAAACCCATGTGCCCGGAGAAATTCCATCATCTTGAAAAAAGCGGATTCATCCTCTTCAGCTCCGAGGTCGAGAAGGGTCCAGGCCCAGTCAAACACCACTCCTTTATAAGGGAATTCCATTCACACCTTTACTTTCCTATCAATACAACCTGTTGGTTTTGCGACACTGACAATGGGGTAACTGTTTATAAACTAAGAAGGTCCAGAGAGGAACCCGGAAAATCTGAACTTGGTCCGGGGTTATTTACCTGCTAGAATCCATTTTTATTACTGGTACAAAGATATTGCTTCTAAAATAGAATTGTAGCATAGACTTTTCGAATTCATTCCCAAACATCCCAATGAAACCAATATGGTAACTGAACTTTTCAAGCCCAGACGATCTTCCACGATTTTGACAACCGACATCGATTTTGTTGGCGAAGCAAAGAATCGTGGTGCAGTTGACGCCAAAGTCATACGGGCTCACACCATTTGTTTGGGAAACTGGACCCGACTTAAATGCCAATTCGGTTGTCAGCATTTTGGACGGAGGCACACCTGCCCGACCTTCACCCCAACCACGCAGGAAATGTCGGATATCCTAATGGATTATGAAAAAGTCCTGGTGGTCGAAGCTGAAGAATCATTAAAGGTCCATGAACTGGTCCTGGGTCTCGAAACACATTACAAATCGCTCGGGTTTGGAAAGGCCTTCGCACTGGAAGCCCTCCCCTGTAATCTGTGTGAAGTCTGCACGGTAGACACCCATTGCGAATATCCCAAACAGGCACGCCCAACCCTGCAGGGATGCGGTATTGATATATCCAGAACTTTGACAAATATAGGGTGGAAAGAAGCCTCCAATCAGGAGCCTTGCTCCCTTGAGCAGACTGTTGGTATTGTCCTGCTCGATTAATTGTCCCTTCCTTTTTTGCATTCATTCTTTCTTGGTGTATAGTTCCCGATAAATTCCAGGAATTTATCGTGGTTAAGATTCCACTTAAAAAAGGTGGAATCTTTGGAACATTTAATTTTTCAGGCTATGTCTTATAGATACGCAATTTTAGGAGCCGGGCGTCAGGGAGTCTCCGCAGCATATGACCTGGCCAGGTTTGGAGAAGCCGAGGAAATCCTTCTCTTCGACTTGAGTTGGTCAGGAGCATCGCGTGGTGCCGCAAAAATCAATCAACTCACCGGCCGGGAAATTGCTCAGGGCAAATTTCTTGATGTCCGTGATTCTGACGAAGTCCGAAAGGCATTTTTGGGAATCCATACGGCTCTCAGCGCTGTCCCTTACCTTTACAACCTCACTCTCACTGAAGCCGCCATAGATACGGGCACAAACCTTTGCGACCTGGGTGGGCACACAGGGACCTCTCGGGAAATTCTGGTCCTTGGAGAATCTGCCAGGGAAAAAGGAATCACCATAATCCCAGACTGCGGAATGGCGCCAGGCTTGAATATTAATCTTGGAATTCACGCCATGTCTTTCATTGAAGAGCCCGAAGAATTATTCATCTGGGATGGCGGATTACCACAAAATCCGGTTCCCCCCTGGAATTATGTATCGACTTTTCACATCAACGGGCTGACGAACGAATACTTCGCCGATGCCTGTTTTATTAGAGGTGGAAAAGTCGCAAACATTCCCTGCCTTACGGAACTTGAAGCACTCTCATTCGATTCGCCTTTGGGTACTCTGGAAGCCGCGGTTACTTCCGGTGGTCTATCGACTATTCCCTGGATTCTAAAAGACAAATTAAAAAAGCTGGAAAATAAAACTCTCCGCTATCCAGGGCACTGGCAAACTTTTGAAGCTTATAAAAGACTGGGGTTATTTGAACTTGAGACAGTTGATGTTGGAGACACCAAAATTGTTCCCAGAGAATTCTTCCACACCCTTCTGGAACCTAAAATCTCAAGCCAGGAAGCCCGAGACATTTCGGTTATCCGGACAAAATGTAATGGAATACAAAATGGAAAACCAGGTTCCTGCACCGTAGAGTTGATGGACATTTTCGATGATCATA contains:
- the kdsB gene encoding 3-deoxy-manno-octulosonate cytidylyltransferase; translation: MTQKPQAVGIIPARWDSSRFPGKPLALLGGKPMVLWVMEAADRAASLDEVIVATDDSRIRDAVTQAGGKACMTSPEHETGSDRIAEVAAGGNWEIVVNIQGDEPLIDPFVIDRAVEGLKANPDIPVSTLKTPIKSKEEFNDPNAVKVVTDINDRALYFSRSSIPFDRDGNQGDKEKIKGSYRHLGLYAYRKNFLIEFTQMRSTILETKEKLEQLRILESGHSILVLEVSSISPGVDCPEDLARLETLIKDRE
- a CDS encoding tetratricopeptide repeat protein encodes the protein MLHNISRLTLIGLCAISLTFSGCSYIPWIGDDESEEDLAFEQEFGDENASEFDEEQQASSDEDGFFADDESGGVSDDSGFDDSGFDDPEDSGSGGGGFASVNQSAGSNELRTDVETLQAQQEALITRVRELQEIIQTMEPRLTAAQTQLENSMGGVTGQAAEIQPEIERLKSEVSQLNQEISRLKTKEGAMSMASASRSTSRTHSRASRGGSRLPAAYTQALNAYRSGDFDGSILQFQEFSQKSPPSHLKDNILFWIGSNYFKLDMYDDAIAQFQSVIDNYPRGNKVHDSRFMLGVSYFKKGDRGRALDILEAALKTNPPGEVRDKIQKQLMEIK
- a CDS encoding cysteine desulfurase; this translates as MKPVYLDYNATTPLAPEVLVDMLPILKENFGNPSSVHSRGRAARVKLDEAREQVANLLQAHPTELVFTSGGTESDNLAILGIAHALKEKGRHIITSAIEHPAVLNPCRQLEAEGFSVDYLPVDNTGYLEPESVMEALREDTILVSIQHSNSEVGRIQDISKISEIARHRGILIHTDAVQSAGKVALDVESLGVDLLSLSAHKIYGPKGVGALWIKRGTPALTPVLFGGGQEKKRRGGTENVAGIVGFGRAAEIADGILDEESKRVRQVRDQFHKDLRQQIQGVRVHGDPDKGLPNTLSFAVEGISGQSMLVRLDVEEISVSTGTACSSGVTQPSEVLTALGVPEDIIEGTLRMSLGRGTSAEDMKRVLKVVCGAVEAIRGRATATT
- the cysE gene encoding serine O-acetyltransferase, which gives rise to MISQIREDIQEALKKDPAARSVLEVLLCYPGVHALMGYRVSHWLWGKGLRLLARFISYLARWFTGIEIHPAAKIGRHFFIDHGAGVVIGETSQIGDNVFMYQGVTLGGLSMIKGKRHPSILGNVVIGAGAHVLGPVTVGKNAKIGAGSVVVQDVPEYCTVIGVPGRVVFSGVSADQEDPEEMFRDPMAQAIEAVLDRLPQMERDIQALKGKVEELSSEAATAHTQETVIIPKPRS
- a CDS encoding segregation/condensation protein A, whose amino-acid sequence is MTFQLKIDIFEGPLDLLLYLLREKKMDICDIPIVDITRQYMEYLELLKDLNLELAGEYLVMAAELMRIKTRSLLPKPPQEDESEEGNDPRAELTRRLLEYQRYKNASFDLRQKEHERQQLFGRGAEIAIVDEGDETLVEANVFDLFSAFKKILDDKKDLPGYEVEITHLSVTDRIHYLLELLNATDSVTFESLFTPLNTKQEIIVTFLGLLELMKLKLARIQQIGSFETIRVYGSADKETQDEVLKDYKEDGVSLDFKTDS
- a CDS encoding 16S rRNA (uracil(1498)-N(3))-methyltransferase; translation: MHRFFTSPENFKNDYVEIKGAELHHLSHVLRLGEGGIIEVLDGEGKCCRVELIEVSASVACGKVLSQTGEDKESPVFINMGLSLLKGKSMDNAIRKAVELGVGKIVPIMGLHCVSRLKENEIPGRIERWAGIVRDAVKQCGRVKVPEIVVPETVKSYCQDNDETSLKILFWEGEEKTGLSDIDRNEKPTEIQFLVGPEGGFSLDEVNQARAAGFITVSLGSRVLRAETVPLVALTLLQYRWGDLASSPLKT
- a CDS encoding HAD family hydrolase, with the translated sequence MEFPYKGVVFDWAWTLLDLGAEEDESAFFKMMEFLRAHGFYEKNPETAYRNSKKLFREQIQVSRESMLEAHYECVLNYIALERGWELPAEVKVEALKTYYQEIFSQRRVYPQAGPTLQGLKKCGVKIGLVSNTTNPGYIKNLEREYFGLAPYFDFAIYSSDVPFRKPHPSIFNLAQKRMGCLPEKILFVGDSYEADIVGAHRAGMATAWINREKNEQPAGPTPDYQLAELDELLTIKAMMVGG
- a CDS encoding DUF2284 domain-containing protein, encoding MVTELFKPRRSSTILTTDIDFVGEAKNRGAVDAKVIRAHTICLGNWTRLKCQFGCQHFGRRHTCPTFTPTTQEMSDILMDYEKVLVVEAEESLKVHELVLGLETHYKSLGFGKAFALEALPCNLCEVCTVDTHCEYPKQARPTLQGCGIDISRTLTNIGWKEASNQEPCSLEQTVGIVLLD